CTTGCTCTAGTTGGAACAAGGTTATGGATATTTATAGGGATCATGCCTTACACTGTGCTAGTGATGTAGGTCTTAAGTTTAGTCATAACCTTTTTTGTGACACCTTGTCTGATGCTTGTTGTAGAGCCGGTGTGCCTGGTAGAAAGGAAGTAGCCTCGGGCCTCCTATCTGATGATGGTTCCTCTTTGAGgcctgctgatattcttgtttACAACTGGGATAATGGTCAAGACACTTGTTTTGATGTCTCTGGAGTTTCTCCTTTCACAGGAGGGGTGTTCATACTTTCTCTCCTGGACTTGCTATCTCTAACACCGTCTCTCGCAAACGCAAAAGGTATTTGGATAAGTTTAATGCTCAGGAATATGGTTTAGGTGAATTGACATTCTCTACCCTTGTTGAACTTGGTGATGATATGGTGGCTTTTCTGAAGAGATTGAGATGCTGCATAGCCAGCCATGATTTCAATGTTAAAGTTAGCAATTTTGTTTTTCATAGAATTTAGATTGTCATTCAGAAAGGTGTTAGTGACCAGCTTGTAGCTAAGCTACCGACCAACTCCTTAGCTTTGGATTATAATCCAGATTGATGTATTTATACtatctttatttattttgtttttttttttgctaaggtAGCTTCTTgttgtcttaatttttttttttttttgaaaaaatctaATTCTTATTATTCTATCTTTAAGAACTTGCAGGGTTTTATGAATTCTCATAGAGGTTATTTAATGTTtcctttgttgtattatatacTAGGACAAAGAGTGATTTTTGAGTAAGTCTGTCCAACGTAGTTTGATGTAAGATCTCTAAGCAGGGGAAGGGTTAGGATAGCAAGGACAAATATgaaaaatgatgatttttttcCTAGGGGTAGGAAACTAAAGGTAAGAAggtccaaattcaaaaaaaatcacTATCAAACGGGCTCGGGAGTCAGGTGAGGCTGGCTCCCCCAATGTCTCTCTAGATCATTATGCTCATGTATTCTTGTGTCTTCTATAAGTTAAGTgtgttcattctacaaaatatgTCTAGTATACCAATTTGCTACTTTTATCTATTCTAGATCTAGCGTCGGTtgaggaaaaataaagaaaatgacGAGGCAGTTCCTTTGGGGTTCTTTTGATTCAACCAAGGAAAGAAGTTGAGAAGGGTGGGAAAAGGTTTGTTTACCCAAAGAAAAAGTAACGGTTGGTATCAATAAGTAAATCTAATGAATAAATCTCTTCATGACAAATGGGGTTAGAATCTAGAGATACGAATGGTGAACCAAAAATTTGATGATAATGTGAATGCTTTATTCTTTATTGATCATTCTACTTATATAGGTTAAAGCTTGTGGGCTGGAAATGTCAAGTTCAAGCATAAGTAAAATTCATGTTCTTTATGTTCAGAGAGATAATAAAGTTAGCTTCTTGGATGACCTTTTAAGAGAATAAAAACCAGTCTTTTTCAGCTGTACGAAATTTCAAAACATATATAAGCATGTTTCTTTGTGAGGCATGATTGTTTTCACTAACGACATTCCTACTTGGGGTTCAATTTTGCAAGAATTATCAGAGGTAATTTATTTGATATGGCATGCGAAAATTCTTCATGTTATCGACAATCCTGTGTGGTCAAAGATTTAAGATTAGATAACTTGTTTTGGAATCTTGGTTACTCTTTTTCAAGTGCTTCTTGCAATTTCTATTTTGAGGATAATGACTTTGAATATTATCTCATAAATGTATCTAGAATCCTTGAATTTCCCAGAAGTAACATTCTTTACTTAGAGTCTTTGTTATAATGTTACACCTACTATGAACACTTTGAAAAATTTAGTCTTCTCAATGGTTGTATCCTTGCAAGAaaattgttgttagagcattgcttggttgaacccactatcattggtatgtcaagtcagTTGTCAGATTTAAATGTCAAAATGCATTCTAAAGTAGTTCCAGATTAGATTAGATTTAAGAAGTAGAGTATGAAATCAAAGGTATCCTTGAAGACTAAAGGGTAAAGAATCATGAAGACATCTATGGAGAACCTCATTAAAGGTTAGTAACaaatacttgattctcttatttattctacctctctatctattgaaacaaaattctcattctttgagagaatttttatgatggaaaatatacttTGGTGAATATAAATATTGACCTTAGAAAAGCCTTTATGTATAGTGAATGAAAAGATGAAAATAACGAGCCAATACTCACTAAATTCCGAATTATAATGAATAACTTTTGAGTGATTCACTAAAGTTGAAAAATGTGTGGTTATAGGTTGATTTTCTGAATAGGAAGTTGTATACGAACTAGGTCCCTAatgtttatgttatttcttttccgcattatattgttttatatttataattaaaatatcacaagttgtacgtatATAACTTAGATAGTATTAACTCAACTATAAACAACCTAAAAGACTCGCTCTTGTTAAATTCGTGTCTTGAAATATATATTACAAGGCTTTTTCTTCTTGGAATTCGGTTCGTGTACAATTCGATATatactaggtttaccttgttaaaaTAATCTTATGTTTAGTTTCCTAACTAAATATTTAGATTCTACAAGGATCCATATAGGTTCccaaaaaaattggtggtgtccTTATCACCCTCTCCTTTTGAATTATATAGTCAAATACTACATTTTCTTACCTTatgaaaaaaaacaagaaaaaattggaattttaacatttaaagttccgcttcttcttctttttttttcctgaaaaatAGAAATATTATATTGGAGAAAAAAAGTATGGATTAAAGAATCCCGATATAACGGAACTAAGTCTAGCTTAGATTATCCTTATAACAGAAACTACCGTTCAAAATATTCTCCCATTGCAGAAATATTTGCGGAAGAGAAAACTATGCAGCTTTATACCTTTTGCTAATAGAAGAGCCAGAAATTTAAGCAACCCATACATCTAATAGATGATGTCAAATGTTTTTTTGTTCAACTAGTCGAATGAAACAAACACTTTTGAGAACCTTCTGTTGATGGCGGTTTTCAGTtcaaggttaaaatcgtaaaaccttacatatgacatgacgtcactacgaccactagcacatttattgaatcattcaacatgcctacgtaaaaattactggggtaccttttttttttatacgctatattccacggtagaaccctcaATACCGACTGACAacctctccgcgccaaggcatgccaaccatgccagccgcaccacagtaccaatggcataccatgacagccacatctccgcaccaaggcatgccaaccatgccatccgcactacagtgccaatggcatgccaaccatgccatccgcactacagtgccaatggcatgtcgtgccaaccacatctccgcgccaagacatgccaaccatgctagccgcaccacggtaccaatggcataccatgccagtaaATATCCAACATAACTAGTTAATCGTTTTTGTGACTCATCATaatacgatgtggactcgtaatggggGTGGTTGTCTTAAATCATCAAAAGCTTCACAAATCTTTTACAAACTCGTACGTGAGCCTGCCGTGTTCTTCTTTCCTGTGTGAACTTGTCTTAAATCATCGAACATACCCCCAACGAACCATGGTTGCCGGTGTGGACCCTTGGTACAGAGGCAGCGAACTTGATGTGGGAGCTGGTCTGCTAGGAATATAAATTGACCTAATAACTCCTCAGATTTAGTAATGGACATGCAGGTGGCCCTTAATGAAATGTAGTCTTCCTTTAACAGTTCCGATAATGGTTCACTGGAATCCAAGAATGTGCTCTAGCAATCTTGTTTGATACTTTAAAGTCTTGCATCTGTCTATCCTTCGACTCCGCCAACTCTCAATGTCTCCAAGCAATGAATTGAACTTATATTTTCCTTCTTTCCCGttgcatgactccaaagtacctataaaatgaaaacaaagcgtaatatacaaataatacaagagaaataactaagaaaaacaaaggaaatcgacattcaaaagatgtattttaggcacttatcagtgctcttgttgttcactgataAACTAGTTAATCGTTTTTGTGactcatcatagtacgatgtggactcgtaatggcacatatatagtgcaaccaaaaatgcgttaGAATACGAGTGTCAGGATTATATCCAGTTATCAACTGGTACTCAGAGaaagttgactaatattgggttctaaaacgaatttaaGTAAATGTGCatttaatattgcatatcccccaagcagttaaaggtaggtttgtacgcataaccatgccttagacATCATTTGTAAACCTTTGATGATAGCTTTTGCGAGACCATGAGGTATAGGATGCTCtgtattgatcctattaaatatgcaataaccatcaagtcatTTTGATGTGCACTAGCTAACATTTACAAGAGGTGGTGAGACCTTACATGcataatatgtgctagtagttttccaaacgcaaaacTTATTGCGAACTATAAATAGTCCAAAGTGTGAAaacatccaccagagccataagtcactttaatggttcgCATTCTACGTGGATATATTTCTAGATTaccttgtttttttttgtagtatAGGTTGTtttccatttgcatcttaggatggtctcgatcctgttttactgaagactttgtaaaatgagtgatatgttttctttcttagaagcataatgggaaggggggtttgtgcatctagtactttagaaaacacttattgagagatgtgCCTCCACTTATTGTGAATCATTTCAAAACAAAACATCATATCACAACCAAAGTGTCTTTATGGTTATTTCAAAGcttgtatgagtcaattcccaatatTTCATCGTCGGTGTCATTATGGATTCAGTAATCCAAACACTAcaatgatttacatttcactagattgactcattagttttctctaaaatatgttTTCTTCCATATGCATTAGagatataaaagatgcaatcaattacattctcatcactatgagtttccatatgatatccacttgcacGGGCCTCTTTAGAATTTAAGAAGGTGATTAGCTCTCAGTACATATAGAGCAtttgtgacttttaatctttgttccTTCTtggaaacaaattttgagcagtgcttcgctcgatgatccaatcatcatAGTCACATTATAAATAATTAGTTCAAAAACTAGTTTATATTCCTTGAACTAGTGGGAGAAAAAAAATCACTATCAGTTAGACATTGATTTATAAgtgatttaataagtggtgtggccttattactttagagtgaatatatgttagtttcatccagatatatctcaagtgctttagagaatttatatcTTGTGGGAATGATGttcttttcattccataagcgcagacattggatctagttcaattaaatagttGATTGGCCAGGCAaaattcttgttgccattaaagttgatgtgaaaattggttgctattaTGATACAcaaattacattgtatatactaACATCTATGactaggtgcatttccaactctttcatttatgatgggagctagagttACATTTTAGCTTCATCTCATATTCAattgatacctgtactttggtgtcattactattggggaaaaaaatacatcttttgtctcatgatatatatgttctTTTTCACAtgtttatatgagtcggtacgtctaaccctcactACTTCGGGGTTctctccattttcaattttgctacatttagcttaatttgagaaaattcattatctcaacaggccaagagaatctcactacacatgtcaaccacgtaCTTTAGGTTGAGTATATTACTAAAcatagttctcttgttgttatacttcaacatatactggttctttagtatcatggatgatgtagagaaatggaaattttctgactcgtatcaccttttgtgagttcttccacaaaaaataGAATACATGTGATTTATTTCCAACGCATCTTTTGAAAATATCGACTCTTTAGTAGTCGAGCAAATGAATTACATCCCACAAAACGTTCAAATTTAGGGAGAAAATAATGGTGTTTAAGTATTTCTAAATTTCAAATGAATACattggaatcgagttggtacaaccaattgaacaagagacaccattcaactatagccaattataaaattcaaaagaactaaaaaaacattaaccaaaattcttaataaacgacatcagataatttaaattgaccgtttatatgatATGAATTTATCTTAAGGAGAAAAAATAGAACTAgacatgttctaaaaataaataaataatcccaACATGTATTTAATATTAAAATCCACATTAAtattagttacatacctcaagTCGAGCTTTAGTCCCACGGTACAGTACATATACAAAACCAACCTTTGGTTCCCCCTGTATAAGTACAAGACCGGAATGGCCTTCGTCGTGCACGTCCCGAGCCACACACAAAAATGGACAGTACGTCCTAGAACCGGAACAGAACGGGACAACAGCTGGAGCCGAGTTTGGGCGGACGGGTCCGGGTATGGGGAGGTTGTTCAAAGCATCAGATTTTTGGTCCACAGAAGTTTCCCTCCTTCCCATCTTTCCCCACGGAATACGAACATGCAGGTTTTCTTCCCATCTGGATCCGCAAGCAAATCCCAAACTACGGACGGGACTAATCAAAGTAATCTCTGATTAGTACATACACAAACAGATTAGATTAAGATCAATCAAAATAATCCCTAATTACTTAGTACATACACAGtaccaaaaccaaaaaaatagtaTCAAACTAATTCCTGATTACAAATGATTAATCAAAATTATCCCTGATTACAATATTTCCAACGTATATGCCAAAATCAAAAACAGGGGGAAAAAATAGATCCGACTTATTTGATTAAAAAAATAGatccaacttatctgatttgattCCAGCGATTTCATTAGCTTGACGACAATTGATGTCCAATAatccatattaaaaaaaaaatctgattcaTTCTAGCTCTGCGGTcgcttcgtgcatgataacgttttgaAGGAGAAATATAGAGAAAGATAAAGGAAGGACAAAGAGAAGGATTTTCCATTTGATTAGAGTTAGTTTAGTTACGTGTATAAAATGTACTccttccgtccctaattagatgagctATTTGGTTTTTAGTTTTGTCCAACAATAGATgagctatttcactaatcaatgaggtatttctaaaactatctttttaattgattattgttactatatgaaatatgtataatttgatagtcatgtttatattcgttgtgtaggtgttttaaaatgcttttcaacggtataaagtttataaagtggtatagtttaagagataaatcgtttCTAAATTCTACTAATTATTGCCcagaagggtataattgtaaaaaatacttaaatataCTTCATTTTCCTCCTTggcttaaaatttgtgcaaactacaaatagttcatctaATTAGGGGCGGAGGGAGGACCAAAAAACTATCcttttggaccgcacatccatgtgTTGTAGACCCTGTAATAAatttaatattgtgaaatttaaAAAGAGGGAGGATCCCCTTACATTGTTattttcacactatctcacacgtttgGAGAAATTTTTCTCAATCAAAATTAAATGGTAaagtatttgaagctaatatttttggAATATATTCGTCTTACAAAGATCTACATATCCGCAAAAAATGAGCTCATTCCGAAACGTATAACTCCACCATCTACGACTTTGAAAATTGACCGTTGAAAATCCACTAATTTTCAACCATTaaaattaagattggtagatggtGAAGTTTGGTATTTCGGAATGAGCTCATTTTTTGTGGGTATGTAGAGCTTTGCAAGACAAACTTATTCACAAAATATTAGCTCCAACTACCTTattgtttgattttgattaagAAAATGCCTCTTAACGTGTGTGATAGTGTGAAAATAAGAGTGTGAGGGGATCTCCTCATTTAAAAAGGATGTATCCTTTGTGCCTGCGAGTAGAATTTTGAATATCAACTGTTTTTTCTATAACTAAAAAAAATGTTCGGGAACGACCAAACATCTTCACTAAGGGTCCTAGCTAGTTCTTCAAGGTTCCAATTTGAGGAGTTAAGATTGTTAGTTAGTTATTTGTACGACTGCCGGTTTTCATTGTTTGTAACCTTAACTGTCAGTCGTCTCCACCTTTctccgtgtatatatatatatatgtatatgtctATTCTTGGTTTTCTATGTTCATTTCtatctctatatttctctaatttcCTCAGGTAAGTTAATGATTTGTTTacgcattttttttattttgtgttgtATCACTTTGATGAACATCTTCAGCTACGTAGAGAGATATTTTTAGATTTACTTTCTGCATGAGATTTGGTCCAACTTTATTCAATCACTTAACAGCTGATTTACTTTCATTGTTGAAAACGATACTCTGTGTTATAACTCGTAGTAGAGCTCGAGAGACCCAAATGAACTCACTTACATGATGATATCTAAGTCACAAATTCGTTTCGGGTGTTTGTAGGACGTATGTATATATGCCATTATGTTTTTAATGTAATTTGAACTTTTAATGTGATAAAATAGCCAGCATACGGTGTAATCGAATGGGTGGTATTGAAGCTTATCCATCAAACTTATCTCCACCATCATTGGCTGTGGTGCTTGAACAACGTGGTTCACCTGATGAAGTTGCCAGGTTTTGAACTTGCTCTTTACGTTactgttaaaaaaataaaaaaacttctgTTACATTATTTTTATTTGAGTACAACTTGTTGTGTTCAATTGCAGAGTAATTGAGTTATCTCCCGTTGAGATTAAAGAAAATGAAGTATGTGTTAAAATGCTTGCTTCTCCAATTCAGCCTTCTGATATCAATATGGTTCAAGGTTTGTAAACCAATATGCTTCAAATGTTGTTACTTGGATATCAGGATATGTTACTAgctaagaacttgtttgtttgcggctgactcggcgtctgaatctgagtcaacccctgactcggaccgagtcagcagtcagaccgtttgttttccattttgagtcagatctgactcgacctctgattcagacataacccctgactcggactcatttgagtcaggtaacaaaatacccctgactcatgagaccaaaccactgactcacttatttccgagtcagatgagtcagatctgactcaaaacaaacatatcgactcagatccagatgagtcaggtgatttcactcagatccagacgactcagatgagtcatctggatctgagtgaaatcacctgattcATATGGATCTGACTCAGTATgtttattttgagtcagatctgactcaactgactcaaaaatatgtgagtcagtgGCTTGGCCCATGAGTCAGAGGTTTGTTATCTGACTCAAACGGGTCCGAATCAGAGATTAGATCTGAAACAGAGGTCGATTTAAATCTGACTCAAAGTAAAAAACAAacagtctgactgctgactcggcgtGAGTTAGGAGTTGACTCAaacccagacgccgagtcagctgcaaacaaacaatgttttgttttcttttttgattttgtgCTCTAAACACTCAGAGTCTCAAGTTTGAATTTGTTTGTAGGTGTATATCCAATTGAGATTCCATTTCCTGCAGTTGGAGGGCGCGAGGGTGTTGGGGAAGTATATGCCTTTGGGTCTGCTGTCAAAGGTCTTTCTCTTGGTGATTGGGTCATACCAATGCCTCCTTCACTCGGTATGTTCTGTAATGTGGTTTCTATCATGTGATCTAGTGGATTTAAGATCTCACGACTTCATTGAACATTTTCTGGTTTCTCACGTTTAGGTTTTGTCGTCGTTTTAAAAATAAACATGGGTGATTAGGGACATGGCAGACTTACGTTGTGAAAAAAGAGAGTGCCTGGCACAAAATCAATAAAAACGTACCTATGGATCTTGCTGCTGTGGTCTCTGTGAATCCATTGACTGCATTATTATTGCTAGATGACTTTGCTAAACTTAATTCAGGTATCTTATTTATTAGATAATTTAGTTTGAATTCCATGCATTTAAATTTACCTGATGAGGTGATATGTATATTTAGGGGATACTATCGTGCAAAATGGTTCAACAAGTATTGTGGGGCAGTGCATCATTCAGCTTGCCAAGCTTCGAGGAGTCCATAGCATCAATATTATAAGAGACAGGTGCAAACTgttaaatttattttctttctatCGGAAAACGAAATCAGGAACTACTGTAGACGCCTCCATTCATAGAAGAGCAAGATCATTGCAGTTCATACTCATTACACCTCCCTTTCTTATGCAGAGCTGGGTCAGATGATGCGAAAGAAAGACTTAAGAAACTTGGCGCAGATAAAGTGTATACGGAGAGTCAATTACAAGTGAAAGACATCAAGAGTGTCCTGGTATCAACCAATTTTTCTTATCGATTTTTGGAATTTGGCTTCCCAATTGTTTATGATATTTATGATTGTATGTTATACTAATATACGTTAACTAGCTAGGGTTCCTTACCTGAGCCTGCACTGGGATTCAACAGCGTTAGCGGCAATTCTGCTACGTTAGTCCTCAATTTTTTAAGGTGAAGCACTGCTTCCAGTAACTGTTAAGAGAATGAAATCTCCCTTTTCGATTACAGTAGCTGATATCAGTCGTTGTTCGAGTTATTTTAGTCCGTCTTTAACTTCACTTTCTGTaagaatcaacaacatgatacGAAAAACAATTCCAGGTTTTCCTTGAATGAGCTGATAAGAGTCTTATTTTTACAGGCAGGGAGGCACCATGGTAACTTATGGTGGTATGTCTAGAAAGCCTATTACTGTCTCAACTTCCGCTTTCGTTTTTAAGGTAGTCCACTGACTAGATATCTCAATATTTACGTTATAGTCGGATGTGATTTCCATATTTACTGTCTTTTTCTGTATGAATTTGGCCCAAATATTCTAGTTCACTCTAGTTTCAGGTTGCTACAACCAAATCCTTTGTTGTAAAACTTCTTTTCCAATTCCTGTCCCGGAGGCTGGATGCCAAGTTAATCAAGTCTTTGACTAGTAACACTTCAAAATAGTATACTTTTCTGGAAACGCTATCTATGGTTGTGTGCAGTGTCAAAATAACTGTTAGTAACCACTCTGTTGCTTTTTAGCTAGTCATTGATACAATTTTGTCAATGTATTATGTCTACAGGATCTTACCTTACGGGGATTCTGGCTGAAAAAAATGATGATCCCGGAAAGAATCCAAGACACCAAAGTTTTGGTAGATTACCTTTTGAGTTTAATGCAAGTGGGAAAGTTAAACTATGAGTAtgatttcttcttattattattattattattattccttccGTTTCAAAGATGCTTGTTTTATGTACAAATTATGCATGAAACaagtttatctttttgaaacggaggtagtattatTACGATgtatatgttttcttttcttaccGCATTAGGACAGATACGACGACTCTAGCATGCATTCTTAAGGATTTGTTTTTACTTCTGTGTTTCTTTGTAGATTGGAGCTAGTTCCTTTTGAAAAATTTCCCATGGCAATGGATAAAGCACTAGGAAAACTAGGAAGCCATCCTaaacaaattctcaaattttgaATTGCACTTCTTAATTGCTCAGGAAGAATTACTTTTGGTAAGGTGGTGTAATAGGCTTTCACATAAGTTTCCTTCCTTTTCTTGTTTGATGTGGGGAACCAACCTCTTCATTTGCAGCCTTGCAGGGAGCTTGTGTGTAGCTGAGAGGCATTGCTTGTCTAACTTTAAGGGAATCTGCAATGCATCTATGCAGAAGTTTTTGTAAATTGCAGAAAGTTTGTTGCTTGTATTTAGGTCCCCTGGTCTGGGCACCTGTCTCTGAGCATGTTGTCTAACTTGTCTACCCTGCGTCCATTGGTTGTGGGAGACAGctcatggaacatgggaacgggtTATAATTTATCTTTGAGGTTGTAAACTGGCAGGGTTTTCCATAAATTTCAAAGAGTATTCATTAATGTTTGGTCGACTAATTTATTTAAATGGTTGATGTATGaattgaaatatatcagatgAATACGTAAATTTGTAcatcctccgttcttttttaataggccggtttctataaataaatgtttcaaaaaaaaataggctggtttcctataTAGGAAAGTCTAATATTACTTCAGTTTTTATCGGACcactttctcttaacttcttttgataacAAGTGTCATGTGAaccatttctttttatttcttttgctgacaaatgtcatggggaccattgcacttcacttcttttattgagaaGTGTCATGagaaccactttcaatgattagttcacttaatttccttaattttctttaaaaacaaaaccagcctattaaaaaataaTAGAGGGAGTATATGAGTTGTGAAGAAGCATTCAGTGCTCTATGAATTCAATTAAAATATAATTTTTCAGAAATAGGAAAGGCAGATTATGTAAATACTAAATACCCTTCGTGTTTAGGAAATTCACCAGAATCTCGTGATGGCGTTGGGAAAACTTTAAAAACACGGAGGGACATTTAGTCAGGAAAATGAGAGTGAAACTCGTCATTTTACGGACGTACCCTCTCCATTTCTGGGTTATTACGATTTACTATGAACATAATGAAAACAGGGAAGGGCAGTTTGGTCAGAAAAAAACGACACCAGAATTTCTGTCAATCATTTTCCTTTATATTATAGATGGTGTTTAAGAAACAGTGGCGCTAATAAATCCAAACCAGAAGCTGTTCCTTGTGagccatattttcaatcaaatgaaTTGGGCCAATTGATAATACATTTATCCATATTGTTTATtcactttataaaatctaagaaTATGAAATTGAAATGAGAAGATGAATGCACTAATTTATGGAAGAATGCCAAAATTGGGCATGCATGTCCAGGGCCGTCTTACAGTATTTGGGTACCTTAGACGACAAATAAAAATTGGGCCTTTTTTGGACTACTGAATAACCGATGCATTACACAAAAATATTTACCTGATAGCACAAAAGACGTACCTGATAACACATGATGATATGAGTATAATATTACCAAACATTTATCATTTTGTTCAAGAAGATACAATACTAGTAATGGACGTAAAGATCGACCTTTTCGCATTTACGG
This DNA window, taken from Papaver somniferum cultivar HN1 chromosome 3, ASM357369v1, whole genome shotgun sequence, encodes the following:
- the LOC113361017 gene encoding enoyl-[acyl-carrier-protein] reductase, mitochondrial-like, with amino-acid sequence MGGIEAYPSNLSPPSLAVVLEQRGSPDEVARVIELSPVEIKENEVCVKMLASPIQPSDINMVQGVYPIEIPFPAVGGREGVGEVYAFGSAVKGLSLGDWVIPMPPSLGTWQTYVVKKESAWHKINKNVPMDLAAVVSVNPLTALLLLDDFAKLNSGDTIVQNGSTSIVGQCIIQLAKLRGVHSINIIRDRAGSDDAKERLKKLGADKVYTESQLQVKDIKSVLGSLPEPALGFNSVSGNSATLVLNFLRQGGTMVTYGGMSRKPITVSTSAFVFKDLTLRGFWLKKMMIPERIQDTKVLVDYLLSLMQVGKLNYELELVPFEKFPMAMDKALGKLGSHPKQILKF